In one Corynebacterium bovis DSM 20582 = CIP 54.80 genomic region, the following are encoded:
- a CDS encoding MFS transporter has translation MTAHPTSPVGDHTPTSTGPDPVDTRPGGVVVLMAVLLTACVAFQLNASMLAPVLTTMARDLGTDEATVGLTQTAFFTAGAMCGLFLPRLSDIVGRRRILTIMLAVMALGGFIAAVAPSVELLLVARALQGIAGPTIPLTLLMLRSQVRDQVRLGTLMGLIAAVNGGIAGIDVLLAGWMADAGGFRVVFWFIAAVGAVAAVVVRTWAPESRPSGSVRMDWVGAAVLVVSVLSVTLAANEAGKAGDADWAFVIGLVVLGLVVFALFWRWESRHAQPLVAPVYLRRRATWALLLTTVLTMVGVFAAVNGVAVSLAQNGTAGFGRDSGFVALVMLTPYALIGWLVGPFAGRFAPVLGYGTLLRVGNISSAVLLVVLAVVGVRSEVVLVGAVVLLGVTYAGIGNIVLNNLGVVNSPADNEGFLPGMNSAAFNLGAGISFAVLPVFMVAGSPKDSSSAAGYTTAFIVGAVILDLSVLTSFLIPRVATDEPLESGDAEVPV, from the coding sequence ATGACCGCGCACCCGACCAGCCCCGTCGGCGACCACACCCCCACCTCGACCGGCCCTGACCCGGTGGACACCCGCCCGGGTGGCGTCGTCGTCCTCATGGCCGTGCTCCTCACCGCCTGCGTGGCGTTCCAGCTCAACGCGTCGATGCTCGCGCCGGTGCTCACGACGATGGCCCGGGACCTCGGCACGGACGAGGCGACCGTGGGGCTCACGCAGACGGCGTTCTTCACCGCCGGCGCGATGTGCGGGCTGTTCCTGCCGCGGCTGTCGGACATCGTCGGGCGGCGGCGGATCCTCACGATCATGCTCGCCGTCATGGCCCTCGGCGGGTTCATCGCGGCCGTCGCCCCGTCGGTGGAGCTGCTGCTCGTCGCCCGGGCGCTGCAGGGCATCGCCGGGCCGACGATTCCGCTGACCCTCCTCATGCTCCGCAGCCAGGTCCGCGACCAGGTGCGGCTCGGCACGCTCATGGGTCTCATCGCCGCGGTCAACGGCGGCATCGCCGGGATCGACGTGCTCCTCGCCGGGTGGATGGCCGACGCCGGCGGGTTCCGCGTCGTGTTCTGGTTCATCGCGGCCGTCGGCGCCGTCGCGGCGGTCGTCGTCCGCACCTGGGCCCCGGAGTCCCGGCCGAGCGGCTCCGTGCGCATGGACTGGGTCGGCGCGGCCGTACTCGTCGTCTCCGTGCTCTCGGTCACCCTCGCGGCGAACGAGGCGGGCAAGGCCGGCGACGCGGACTGGGCGTTCGTCATCGGGCTGGTCGTCCTCGGGCTCGTGGTCTTCGCGCTGTTCTGGCGCTGGGAGTCCCGCCACGCGCAGCCGCTCGTCGCCCCCGTCTACCTGCGGCGACGGGCCACGTGGGCGCTGCTGCTCACCACCGTCCTGACGATGGTCGGCGTCTTCGCCGCCGTCAACGGCGTGGCGGTGTCCCTCGCGCAGAACGGCACCGCCGGGTTCGGCCGGGACTCCGGGTTCGTGGCCCTCGTCATGCTCACCCCGTACGCGCTCATCGGGTGGCTCGTCGGGCCGTTCGCCGGACGGTTCGCCCCCGTGCTGGGCTACGGCACGCTCCTGCGCGTCGGCAACATCTCCTCCGCCGTCCTGCTCGTCGTCCTCGCCGTCGTCGGGGTGCGCTCGGAGGTCGTGCTCGTCGGGGCGGTCGTGCTGCTCGGCGTCACGTACGCGGGCATCGGCAACATCGTGCTGAACAACCTCGGTGTCGTGAACTCACCCGCCGACAACGAGGGCTTCCTGCCCGGGATGAACTCCGCGGCGTTCAACCTCGGGGCGGGGATCTCCTTCGCCGTCCTGCCCGTGTTCATGGTCGCCGGGTCGCCGAAGGACTCCTCCAGTGCCGCCGGGTACACGACGGCGTTCATCGTCGGCGCGGTGATCCTCGACCTGTCCGTCCTCACGTCCTTCCTCATCCCGCGCGTCGCGACCGACGAGCCGCTGGAGAGCGGGGACGCGGAGGTCCCGGTGTGA
- a CDS encoding SdpI family protein, with amino-acid sequence MIILAVLLVVVGLAVLVVGVMGLTGTLPGNSVVGLRVPEVRASRTMWVTGHRIAGPAWIGSGVAVVAAGLVAWRASGWGWLVVALLVVGGLFLLGMGAALAAHAVARIELRTGQEAEARRASAGCCSGGGAGGGAGRGAGAAGRAAAPTAAPDLDAARRAAAAQDGR; translated from the coding sequence ATGATCATTCTCGCTGTCCTGCTCGTCGTCGTGGGCCTTGCCGTGCTGGTCGTGGGGGTCATGGGGCTCACGGGGACGCTGCCGGGGAACAGCGTCGTCGGGTTGCGCGTCCCGGAGGTCCGGGCGTCGCGGACGATGTGGGTCACCGGGCACCGGATCGCCGGGCCGGCGTGGATCGGGTCCGGCGTCGCGGTCGTCGCCGCGGGCCTCGTCGCGTGGCGCGCGTCCGGGTGGGGGTGGCTCGTCGTCGCGCTGCTCGTCGTCGGCGGGCTGTTCCTCCTCGGCATGGGGGCGGCGCTCGCCGCGCACGCGGTGGCGCGGATCGAACTGCGCACGGGGCAGGAGGCGGAGGCGCGGCGCGCGTCCGCCGGGTGCTGCTCCGGTGGGGGAGCCGGTGGCGGGGCCGGTCGGGGTGCGGGTGCCGCAGGCCGGGCCGCCGCCCCGACGGCCGCGCCGGACCTCGACGCCGCCCGGCGCGCCGCCGCCGCGCAGGACGGGCGTTAG
- a CDS encoding branched-chain amino acid transporter permease, whose amino-acid sequence MTGAHGLPAGVDLTNTLLILVCVGVVTVALRALPFAAVRMLRESRLVRWLGLAMPVGVMTVLVMYTAHGNSAGPGGWAAVLPALAVTVALHLWRRSATVSILVGTVVYMLLVSVVF is encoded by the coding sequence TTGACGGGGGCGCACGGACTGCCGGCGGGCGTCGACCTCACGAACACGCTGCTCATCCTCGTCTGCGTGGGTGTGGTGACCGTGGCGTTGCGCGCGCTGCCGTTCGCCGCGGTACGGATGCTCCGGGAGTCCCGACTTGTCCGGTGGCTCGGCCTCGCGATGCCCGTCGGTGTCATGACGGTGCTGGTCATGTACACCGCGCACGGCAACAGCGCCGGTCCCGGCGGGTGGGCGGCGGTCCTGCCCGCCCTCGCGGTGACGGTGGCCCTGCACCTCTGGCGACGCTCCGCGACGGTGTCCATCCTCGTCGGCACCGTGGTGTACATGCTGCTCGTCAGCGTGGTGTTCTGA
- a CDS encoding sensor histidine kinase translates to MTASLRRVIGRPWWATAAVVAAAALAGVFTFMLSFGLWLDGQPDDVGPAGPETAYTYATLAAWVVAVVTLPLAIHHDPREADPEHRFPGTRLTFIAGVVCTATGWSAAAGPLALVAFISMVSRRSVRWAVAAVVVTIAAVLLDLQLSPMDADRPENAAESVTYILLVFAMTIAALLFSVARGSRREQKLILHNRATLNDALLREREEGARRDERTRIARDMHDTISHRLSLIAVHAGALEYRRDLPPDRVAETAGIIHTEAERAVADLRTVLHALRDPSPEDPRGTVRQLVEQARDAGMDVSLEVTDGLRDDDLDRLSTLAVHTIHRTAQEALTNARKHAPGQPVTVTVGRARRGVRLTVSNPTPAVPVDAPGSDTGLVGLAERAELTGGTLTVTGPGAGTMTLELEVPWS, encoded by the coding sequence ATGACAGCCAGCCTCCGCAGAGTGATCGGCCGCCCGTGGTGGGCCACCGCCGCCGTGGTGGCGGCCGCCGCCCTCGCCGGCGTGTTCACGTTCATGCTCTCGTTCGGGTTGTGGCTCGACGGTCAGCCGGACGACGTCGGACCCGCCGGTCCGGAGACCGCCTACACCTACGCGACGCTCGCCGCCTGGGTGGTCGCCGTCGTCACCCTCCCCCTCGCCATCCACCACGACCCCCGCGAGGCGGACCCGGAGCACCGGTTCCCCGGCACGCGCCTGACGTTCATCGCCGGGGTGGTGTGCACGGCGACGGGGTGGAGCGCCGCGGCGGGCCCCCTGGCGCTGGTGGCGTTCATCTCGATGGTGTCCCGGCGGTCGGTGCGGTGGGCGGTGGCCGCGGTCGTGGTGACGATCGCCGCGGTGCTGCTCGACCTGCAGCTCAGCCCGATGGACGCGGACCGGCCGGAGAATGCGGCGGAGAGCGTGACGTACATCCTGCTGGTGTTCGCGATGACCATTGCCGCGCTCCTGTTCAGTGTCGCCCGCGGGTCCCGTCGCGAACAGAAACTCATCCTGCACAACCGTGCCACTCTGAACGACGCGCTGCTCCGCGAGCGCGAGGAGGGCGCCCGGCGCGACGAACGCACCCGGATCGCGCGGGACATGCACGACACGATCTCCCACCGCCTCAGCCTCATCGCCGTCCACGCCGGCGCGCTGGAGTACCGCCGTGACCTGCCGCCGGACCGCGTCGCGGAGACCGCGGGCATCATCCACACCGAGGCCGAGCGGGCCGTCGCCGACCTCCGCACGGTCCTCCACGCCCTGCGCGACCCCTCGCCGGAGGACCCCCGGGGGACGGTGCGGCAACTCGTCGAGCAGGCCCGCGACGCTGGTATGGATGTGTCACTCGAGGTAACGGACGGGCTCCGGGACGACGACCTCGACCGGTTGTCGACCCTCGCCGTGCACACGATCCACCGGACCGCCCAGGAGGCGCTGACGAACGCGCGGAAGCACGCGCCGGGGCAGCCGGTGACCGTGACCGTCGGGCGCGCGCGCCGGGGGGTGCGGCTGACCGTGAGCAACCCCACGCCGGCCGTGCCCGTCGACGCGCCGGGGAGCGACACGGGGCTCGTCGGGCTCGCCGAGCGCGCGGAGCTCACCGGTGGCACGCTCACGGTGACCGGCCCCGGCGCGGGGACGATGACACTCGAACTGGAGGTTCCCTGGTCATGA
- a CDS encoding bile acid:sodium symporter family protein: MSARATGTGLLDRIIHWRPDRLIVLIVLAVVVAVLFPARGAVADTMGGVTTGAVALLFFLYGARLSPREAVQGLTHWRLHLLILAFTFVVFPLIGVVLHPLEGIIGRDLYLGILFLCLVPSTVQSSVAFTSVAHGNVAGAIVSASASNLLGVIVTPVLVLVLMSGDGLHIDASVFGTVALQLLLPFIVGQLTRRWVLRIAASPTTKWVDQISIALVVYSAFSEGIVEGVWSSVSWVTVVGLVVGSVVFVYVMLTLTSFTARKLGFGYGDQVAIQFCGTKKSLASGLPMAAVMFGSGGLGLLILPLMVFHQVQLMICSVRAAAYDRRAPDDTW, encoded by the coding sequence GTGAGCGCCCGCGCCACCGGCACCGGACTCCTGGACCGCATCATCCACTGGCGGCCCGACCGGCTGATCGTCCTCATCGTCCTCGCGGTCGTCGTCGCCGTGCTGTTCCCGGCGCGCGGCGCGGTCGCCGACACGATGGGCGGGGTCACGACCGGCGCGGTGGCGCTGCTCTTCTTCCTCTACGGCGCCCGGCTCTCTCCGCGGGAGGCGGTGCAGGGCCTCACGCACTGGCGGCTGCACCTGCTCATCCTCGCGTTCACGTTCGTCGTCTTCCCCCTCATCGGCGTCGTGCTCCACCCCCTCGAGGGGATCATCGGCCGCGACCTCTACCTGGGGATCCTCTTCCTCTGCCTCGTCCCCTCGACCGTGCAGTCCTCGGTGGCGTTCACCTCCGTGGCCCACGGCAACGTCGCCGGGGCGATCGTCAGTGCGAGCGCGTCGAACCTCCTCGGGGTCATCGTCACGCCGGTGCTCGTGCTCGTGCTCATGTCCGGCGACGGCCTGCACATCGACGCCTCGGTCTTCGGCACGGTCGCCCTCCAGCTGCTGCTGCCGTTCATCGTCGGGCAGCTCACCCGGCGGTGGGTCCTGCGGATCGCCGCGTCGCCGACGACGAAATGGGTCGACCAGATCTCCATCGCGCTCGTCGTGTACTCCGCGTTCTCCGAGGGGATCGTCGAGGGCGTGTGGAGCTCGGTGTCCTGGGTGACGGTCGTCGGGCTCGTCGTCGGGTCCGTCGTCTTCGTGTACGTCATGCTCACCCTCACGTCCTTCACCGCCCGGAAGCTGGGGTTCGGCTACGGCGACCAGGTGGCCATCCAGTTCTGCGGGACGAAGAAGTCGCTGGCCTCCGGGTTGCCGATGGCCGCCGTGATGTTCGGCTCCGGGGGACTGGGGCTGCTCATCCTCCCGCTCATGGTGTTCCACCAGGTCCAGCTCATGATCTGCTCCGTCCGCGCGGCGGCGTACGACCGCCGGGCACCCGACGACACCTGGTGA
- a CDS encoding nucleoside hydrolase, with protein sequence MTDPSPIILDCDPGHDDAVAMLLAWGNPAVDLLAVTTVAGNQTLDKVTRNALGVARAGGMDGLTVAAGADRPLVGPQLIPEEIHGESGLDGPALPAPDREVDPRHAVDLMADILREREPGTVTLVPTGALTNIALLTRMHPDVVDRVRQVVLMGGGHHTGNMTPAAEFNILADPEAAALVFDAPWTVTMCGLDVTHKALATPHFVRELTEIGTPLAGFVAELLEFFGASYTRERGYPAPPMHDPVAVAAVIDPTLVRTVAAPVAVETRGEHTRGMTVVDLRRTFDPEDPSSLLVRDTPGAVGAAGAGGTVEGDDGDLPAAPPVRHRVAVDLDVPRFHRLILDAIRTIGTTDLG encoded by the coding sequence ATGACTGACCCGAGCCCGATCATCCTCGACTGCGACCCCGGTCACGACGACGCCGTCGCCATGCTCCTGGCCTGGGGGAACCCGGCCGTCGACCTCCTCGCCGTGACGACCGTCGCCGGCAACCAGACGCTGGACAAGGTCACGCGCAACGCCCTCGGCGTCGCCCGCGCCGGGGGGATGGACGGGCTCACCGTCGCCGCCGGGGCGGACCGGCCGCTCGTCGGACCGCAGCTCATCCCGGAGGAGATCCACGGCGAGTCCGGGCTCGACGGCCCGGCCCTGCCCGCCCCCGACCGGGAGGTCGACCCGCGCCACGCCGTCGACCTCATGGCGGACATCCTCCGCGAGCGCGAGCCCGGCACGGTCACGCTCGTCCCCACCGGCGCGCTGACGAACATCGCGCTGCTCACGCGCATGCACCCGGACGTCGTCGACCGGGTGCGGCAGGTCGTGCTCATGGGTGGCGGGCACCACACGGGCAACATGACCCCCGCCGCGGAGTTCAACATCCTCGCCGACCCGGAGGCCGCGGCGCTCGTCTTCGACGCCCCGTGGACTGTCACGATGTGCGGGCTCGACGTGACACACAAAGCGCTCGCGACACCGCATTTCGTGCGGGAACTCACGGAGATCGGCACGCCGCTCGCCGGGTTCGTCGCCGAACTCCTGGAGTTCTTCGGCGCCAGCTACACCCGCGAGCGCGGCTACCCGGCGCCGCCGATGCACGACCCGGTCGCCGTCGCCGCCGTCATCGACCCGACGCTGGTCCGCACCGTCGCCGCGCCCGTCGCCGTCGAGACCCGCGGCGAGCACACGCGGGGGATGACCGTCGTGGACCTCCGGCGCACGTTCGACCCCGAGGACCCGTCGTCGCTGCTGGTCAGGGACACGCCCGGCGCGGTCGGTGCGGCGGGTGCGGGGGGCACGGTCGAGGGGGACGACGGCGACCTCCCCGCGGCCCCGCCCGTGCGGCACCGGGTGGCCGTGGACCTCGACGTCCCGCGGTTCCACCGGCTCATCCTCGACGCGATCCGCACCATCGGGACCACCGACCTGGGGTGA
- a CDS encoding NUDIX hydrolase translates to MATPQYIVELRRKIGHDPLFLPGVTAVVLSDVPADAPIHAVPEVLLVCRADDAQWTPVTGIIEPGEEPHVAAVREAKEETGVDVRVEALLGVGAVGEVTYPNGDRVSYVDTAVRCSVVGDTTAHVADDESTDVGWFPVSAMPPMAPRFRLLVGDAVAQMRHPAGFRPRMGYAKRER, encoded by the coding sequence GTGGCGACCCCGCAGTACATCGTCGAACTCCGCAGGAAGATCGGGCACGACCCGCTGTTCCTGCCCGGGGTCACCGCGGTCGTCCTCAGCGACGTCCCCGCCGACGCCCCGATCCACGCCGTCCCGGAGGTGCTGCTCGTGTGCCGCGCCGACGACGCGCAGTGGACGCCCGTCACCGGCATCATCGAGCCCGGTGAGGAACCGCACGTCGCCGCCGTCCGCGAGGCGAAGGAGGAGACCGGCGTGGACGTGAGGGTGGAGGCGCTCCTCGGCGTCGGCGCCGTCGGCGAGGTCACGTACCCCAACGGGGACCGCGTGAGCTACGTGGACACGGCGGTGCGCTGCTCGGTCGTGGGCGACACGACCGCCCATGTCGCCGACGACGAATCCACCGACGTCGGCTGGTTCCCCGTCTCCGCAATGCCGCCGATGGCGCCGCGGTTCCGGCTGCTCGTCGGCGACGCCGTCGCGCAGATGCGGCACCCGGCGGGGTTCCGCCCGCGGATGGGGTACGCGAAGCGGGAGCGGTGA
- a CDS encoding response regulator transcription factor encodes MTDATDGTAAPGEIRVMLVDDEALMRSGLSLMLDGAAGMRVVAQAANGREAVHTLATRDDIDVVLMDIRMPVLDGIGALRMLPPSAPPVIVLTSFDTDTYVLDALRAGAAGFLLKSASPGAIVAAVAAATEGQPLLSPEVLVSLVRLAGTEAATGGSDAAPSATPAPAAAGAPAVPARGDGGDGGDSAPAGPLGQLSAREREIAELVARGMSNPQIGATLFISLPTVKTHVTRIIDKLGVDNRVQVALAVVEDRQRPGTR; translated from the coding sequence ATGACGGATGCGACGGACGGGACGGCGGCGCCGGGCGAGATCCGGGTCATGCTCGTCGACGACGAGGCCCTCATGCGCTCCGGCCTGTCACTCATGCTCGACGGCGCGGCGGGGATGCGCGTCGTCGCACAGGCGGCGAACGGGCGGGAGGCCGTCCACACCCTCGCGACCCGCGACGACATCGACGTCGTCCTCATGGACATCCGCATGCCGGTCCTCGACGGCATCGGGGCGCTGCGGATGCTCCCGCCGTCGGCCCCGCCGGTCATCGTGCTCACGTCCTTCGACACGGACACGTACGTGCTCGACGCCCTGCGCGCCGGGGCGGCCGGGTTCCTCCTGAAGTCCGCGTCGCCGGGGGCCATCGTCGCGGCCGTCGCGGCGGCGACCGAGGGGCAGCCGCTGCTCAGCCCGGAGGTGCTGGTCTCGCTCGTCCGGCTCGCGGGGACGGAGGCCGCCACCGGGGGGTCCGACGCCGCCCCCTCCGCCACGCCCGCCCCCGCCGCCGCGGGCGCCCCGGCGGTGCCGGCGCGGGGCGACGGGGGAGACGGGGGCGACAGCGCCCCGGCCGGGCCGCTCGGGCAGCTCAGCGCCCGGGAGCGGGAGATCGCGGAGCTCGTCGCCCGGGGGATGTCCAACCCCCAGATCGGGGCGACGCTGTTCATCTCCCTGCCGACCGTGAAGACGCACGTCACCCGGATCATCGACAAGCTCGGGGTGGACAACCGGGTCCAGGTGGCCCTGGCGGTGGTGGAGGACCGGCAGCGTCCCGGCACGCGGTAG
- a CDS encoding ATP-binding protein, which yields MTDPCNGLLPKPLADALEQIWRGETADALECEWLDFKEDPVHHGAGNPDAKMVDVLLDASVCFANGPAEAGFIVVGVNDRTGGPDAFTGTERSGDDLVSKIFLKTRPSLRVEAEETFVHGTRLVVIRVPRGLDVYERTNGSARRRVGNRCEPLTGHERRELEYRRRNPDHTATASRIGVEDLDPAAVAQARALIERQWRAKGDRSPAPGTAEGLLHMLDLFCDDGRLTVAAEILLARPHRLRPAVRLHVRSTPAGEPVTTAFSDPLVLASTTVVEAVTRRTATPVAQVDLGGGQEASAPSVPAPAVDEAVTNALVHRDWTATSAVEIDVSPVAVRISSPGGLPPQVRPDRLLSTPSRPRNPLLMRAMGALGLVEQTSRGFDRMWAAMIMAGRGFPGWRRTSSPSMSRSTSSARTRRSSGGWRRCARSSVRRSSTTSTPWWLSVCSSIGRCCPTGRRRRPCSRPSRTLSGTCGSWRGRGWCGRSTVTGRSGR from the coding sequence ATGACCGACCCCTGCAACGGGCTGCTGCCGAAACCCCTGGCCGACGCACTTGAGCAGATCTGGCGAGGCGAGACCGCGGATGCGCTGGAGTGCGAGTGGCTGGACTTCAAGGAGGACCCGGTCCACCACGGAGCCGGGAACCCGGACGCGAAGATGGTGGACGTCCTCCTCGACGCCTCGGTGTGTTTCGCGAACGGCCCGGCCGAGGCCGGGTTCATCGTCGTGGGCGTGAACGACCGGACCGGCGGGCCGGACGCGTTCACCGGCACCGAGCGCTCCGGTGACGACCTGGTCTCCAAGATCTTCCTCAAGACGAGGCCCAGTCTCCGCGTCGAGGCGGAGGAGACGTTCGTTCACGGGACACGCCTCGTCGTCATCCGTGTCCCGCGGGGCCTCGACGTGTACGAACGGACCAACGGGTCCGCACGGAGGCGGGTCGGCAACCGGTGCGAACCCCTGACCGGGCACGAGCGCCGGGAGTTGGAGTACAGGCGGCGGAACCCCGACCACACCGCGACGGCGTCGCGGATCGGCGTCGAGGACCTCGATCCGGCGGCGGTGGCGCAGGCGCGGGCACTCATCGAGCGGCAGTGGAGGGCGAAGGGCGACCGGTCCCCGGCACCCGGGACGGCTGAGGGACTGCTCCACATGCTCGATCTCTTCTGCGACGACGGCCGCCTCACCGTCGCCGCGGAGATCCTCCTTGCCCGGCCGCACCGCCTGCGACCGGCTGTCCGCCTGCATGTGAGGTCCACCCCGGCAGGGGAACCGGTGACCACGGCGTTCAGTGATCCGCTCGTCCTGGCGTCGACGACGGTGGTCGAGGCGGTGACGAGGAGGACCGCGACGCCGGTCGCCCAGGTCGACCTCGGCGGCGGACAGGAGGCGTCGGCCCCGTCGGTGCCAGCACCGGCCGTGGACGAGGCCGTGACGAATGCCCTGGTGCACCGCGACTGGACGGCGACGTCCGCGGTGGAGATCGACGTCTCCCCCGTTGCGGTGCGCATCAGTTCACCGGGTGGACTTCCGCCGCAGGTGCGTCCGGACCGGTTGCTCTCGACGCCGTCTCGGCCGCGGAACCCCCTGCTCATGCGGGCGATGGGCGCGTTGGGTCTCGTCGAGCAGACCTCCCGCGGCTTCGACCGGATGTGGGCGGCGATGATCATGGCGGGCCGGGGTTTCCCCGGGTGGAGACGGACGAGTTCACCGTCGATGTCACGCTCTACGTCGAGCGCCCGGACACGGCGTTCATCCGGGGGTTGGAGGCGCTGCGCTCGGAGTTCGGTCAGGAGGTCATCGACGACGTCAACACCCTGGTGGCTGTCCGTCTGCTCGTCGATCGGCCGATGCTGTCCGACAGGGAGGCGGCGTCGGCCATGCAGTCGGCCCAGCCGGACGCTGTCCGGCACCTGCGGTTCCTGGCGCGGGAGGGGGTGGTGCGGACGGTCGACGGTGACGGGACGCAGTGGGCGCTGA
- a CDS encoding NmrA family NAD(P)-binding protein, whose translation MAGATGRVSRQVVADLLTGGLAGSTRGRPIDLSDLVLLSRTPERAVETLTDPEHGEPLPQVSKCDIRVGDYTDPEGMRRALAGVDTFFMVSMTESAGRVDAHRAAVAAARDAGVRHIVYLSFVGAAEDAVFTHAREHHATEQALRAAAADSGPAFTILRDSFYTEVTGQFIVPDPWRDSGEAIAGPAADGRTGFVTTADVAACAAAVLRDPAAHRGRTYTLTGPEALTLGEVVEIVRGATGRDVRYVDETLAQARASRAGYGAPDWEVDAWISTYTAIAAGELDVVSDAVLQLTGRRPESVAAWWARRAG comes from the coding sequence GTGGCAGGCGCGACGGGGCGAGTGTCACGCCAGGTTGTCGCCGACCTCCTCACCGGCGGCCTCGCCGGCTCGACCCGCGGCCGGCCCATTGACCTGTCTGACCTGGTTCTTCTGTCACGGACGCCGGAGAGGGCCGTCGAGACCCTGACGGACCCGGAGCACGGCGAGCCGCTCCCGCAGGTATCGAAGTGTGACATCCGTGTCGGTGACTACACGGACCCGGAGGGGATGCGCCGCGCCCTCGCGGGGGTGGACACGTTCTTCATGGTGTCGATGACCGAGAGCGCCGGCCGGGTCGACGCGCACCGCGCGGCCGTCGCCGCGGCGCGCGACGCGGGCGTGCGGCACATCGTCTACCTGTCCTTCGTCGGCGCCGCGGAGGACGCGGTCTTCACCCACGCGCGCGAGCACCACGCGACCGAGCAGGCGCTCCGGGCCGCCGCCGCGGACTCCGGCCCGGCGTTCACGATCCTCCGCGACAGCTTCTACACGGAGGTCACCGGGCAGTTCATCGTCCCCGACCCGTGGCGCGACAGCGGCGAGGCGATCGCGGGGCCCGCCGCCGACGGCCGCACCGGGTTCGTGACCACCGCCGACGTCGCGGCGTGCGCGGCAGCGGTGCTGCGGGACCCGGCCGCGCACCGGGGGCGCACGTACACGCTCACCGGGCCGGAGGCGCTGACCCTCGGCGAGGTCGTGGAGATCGTCCGCGGGGCGACGGGCCGGGACGTGAGGTACGTCGACGAGACCCTCGCGCAGGCCCGGGCGTCGCGCGCCGGGTACGGGGCCCCGGACTGGGAGGTCGACGCCTGGATCAGCACCTACACGGCCATCGCCGCCGGGGAACTCGATGTGGTGTCCGACGCCGTCCTGCAGCTCACCGGGAGGCGGCCCGAGTCCGTCGCGGCGTGGTGGGCCCGCCGCGCCGGGTGA
- a CDS encoding ribokinase has protein sequence MSRESSPRPAGTTGAPAAPRPAGPTVVVCGTVNIDTFVGLETFPRPGETVIGRQGLRSLGGKGANQAVACARMGVHTVLLASVGSDPLGDSALADLRGHGVDVTHVRRVAEPTGQAFIMNDRAGENIIVVTSGANEATDPRDSVGTVGSLREQGSVPVVLAQGELTPEHSVRIPGLLAEGTRLVLNLAPVTTRDAGLLAAADPLIVNEHEAADLLGADAATAGGGAAGGAAAGGSAGGGADGLARGLAGLARSVVITLGAEGAVVLDPRTAPDPVHVPAPQVSDVVDTTGAGDAFCGTLAAAVAEGEGLVDAARLAVAAGSLAVRARGAAASYADGAEVRASAVGG, from the coding sequence ATGAGCAGAGAGTCCTCGCCCCGCCCCGCCGGCACCACCGGCGCCCCCGCAGCACCCCGCCCCGCCGGCCCGACGGTCGTCGTGTGCGGCACGGTGAACATCGACACGTTCGTCGGACTGGAGACCTTCCCCCGCCCCGGCGAGACGGTCATCGGCCGCCAGGGCCTCCGCTCGCTCGGCGGCAAGGGCGCGAACCAGGCCGTGGCCTGCGCGAGGATGGGCGTCCACACCGTGCTCCTCGCGTCGGTCGGGTCGGACCCGCTGGGGGACAGCGCCCTCGCCGACCTGCGCGGCCACGGCGTGGACGTCACCCACGTCCGGCGCGTCGCCGAACCGACCGGCCAGGCGTTCATCATGAACGACCGCGCCGGGGAGAACATCATCGTCGTGACCTCAGGGGCGAACGAGGCGACGGACCCGCGGGACAGCGTCGGGACCGTCGGGAGCCTCCGGGAGCAGGGGAGCGTGCCTGTCGTTCTGGCACAGGGTGAGCTCACGCCGGAGCACAGCGTGCGGATTCCGGGGCTGCTCGCCGAGGGCACGCGGCTCGTGCTCAACCTCGCGCCCGTGACGACGCGCGACGCGGGGCTGCTCGCGGCGGCGGACCCGCTCATCGTCAACGAGCACGAGGCCGCCGACCTGCTCGGGGCCGACGCCGCGACCGCCGGTGGGGGTGCGGCCGGTGGGGCGGCGGCCGGTGGGTCCGCCGGTGGGGGTGCGGACGGGCTCGCCCGCGGGCTCGCCGGGCTCGCGCGGTCGGTCGTCATCACGCTCGGCGCGGAGGGGGCCGTCGTCCTCGACCCCCGCACGGCACCCGACCCCGTGCACGTCCCTGCACCGCAGGTCAGCGACGTTGTCGACACGACCGGGGCCGGCGACGCCTTCTGCGGCACCCTCGCCGCCGCCGTCGCGGAGGGGGAGGGGCTGGTCGACGCGGCGCGCCTCGCCGTCGCGGCCGGGAGCCTCGCCGTGCGCGCGCGGGGTGCGGCCGCGTCCTACGCCGACGGGGCCGAGGTCCGCGCGTCCGCCGTCGGCGGGTGA